One genomic region from Tachysurus vachellii isolate PV-2020 chromosome 22, HZAU_Pvac_v1, whole genome shotgun sequence encodes:
- the LOC132838442 gene encoding uncharacterized protein LOC132838442 yields MEAVNAEEAVEDTVVRIVEQISEMSLPAVEISNPPAQQFRSSSRERSLTEKGLEMREQEAKKQEKAFYKAYNFWKETAKETRSRLKMFCSRENLERILQDIQSRQNSVYQHYEPILRNNATSPDIVNRMDACAALTAEISDLVSKRLDTIDEDYNEVLVKERVRQLLNKDEYGSVFGFTVTNTVTSESSHGSCNQSKTSSTISSKRADAEAELAAKREQAKAMQEIHDQQLKLDKMESDWKLCETKMLAEIKQREIEMQLKLEEERKQLHQLQVDKDIKVAAARVKVYNDLEGIIQGNNEELDTSTHIGCHRTEPTFRLNPEAELFLPQQAVCEEHKAQTSRDNVALAQAIADSLSTHRLPVPEPTIFAGDPLKFIDWKMSFMALIDRKPLPPGEKMFYLKNYLVGEARKAVEGYFYRNSEDAYQGAWKVLQDRYGNPFILQRAFRDKLMRWPKIGGNDPLALRDFTDFLQGCVEAIPHVKGLAILNDCEENHKLLKKLPEWIIRKWNRIVVEKLDASCDYPSFKHFTEFMQKETRIACNPITSPVFMNLKNLDERFPKRAKALSTKADVKDFSSKRLETSSFKPKVTCFICKDEKHNIAQCPTFAERTIEDKKTFVQENHLCFGCLRKGHIVKDCKKRHKCGTCGRNHPTCLHEERDKVPLKASRKTSTEVQASQEVHKVMAHVLTQSSCATSSIVPVLISTVEEPQREVLTYALLDTQSDSSFILEELLDDLNAITQPVQLRLSTMTAVDTITASKRVRGLQIRGLQATNSIQLHQAYTRDFIPVDKSYIPTKNTALQWPHLRHLANQLPPLQNCEVGLLIGYDCSSALAPLEVIIGGENEPFAQRTELGWSIIGLSNPHLDRQGNQRFVHRVAVKEIPVPLPNDVLKILESDFNEKGYEDKTVSQEDVRFIQHLSANIKQKDNRHYELPLPFKCNGQPSLPNNKRLAEARLQHLKRRLKSNKQYSDHYKAFMEEIINKGDAELAPEIPEGETVWYIPHHGVYHPQKPDKLRVVFDCSAKFRGISLNDTLLTGPDLINSLVGVLCRFRKELVAVTCDIERMFHQFLVPPDERNFLRFLWWEGGDLEKEPQDYRMAVHLFGATSSPGCANFGLKYLAQQHKAKHPSASVFVEKNFYVDDGLTSVRSVNEAKELIVDAQILCKRGGLRLHKFNSNEEDVLCCIDPSERDITSKPLDLNLEATPTGRVLGIQWSTKDDTFRFNINFKDQPSTRRGILSVIASLYDPLGFVSPFILRGKCILQELCRRGIGWDDQLPDELCSRWEDWKNGLQKLKEVAIPRCYHPTAFNKIIRSELHHFSDASNAGYGVCSYLRFKNDKNEVHCSLVMAKSRVAPTKITSIPRLELAAAVVSARMSVMLKTELDMKIDQEFFWTDSQVVLAYINNEARRFHVFVANRVQLIRDITDLSYWHYVNTTENPADHASRGLHASDISSSNWLSGPKFLWEQEVSPIPYTSANLLVGDPEVKSVQTFVTTISNSTDILSRFSRFSSWSMLLKVVARIKRLGSKQKFPSDHVTVEERQKAAEAVIKLVQQEAED; encoded by the exons ATGGAAGCTGTGAATGCAGAGGAGGCCGTGGAAGATACTGTTGTACGAATTGTCGAACAAATAAGTGAGATGTCACTCCCAGCAGTAGAAATAAGCAACCCACCTGCGCAGCAGTTCAGATCAAGTTCACGTGAAAGAAGCTTGACAGAGAAAGGTCTAGAGATGCGTGAACAGGAAGCCAAGAAGCAAGAGAAAGCTTTCTATAAGGCTTATAACTTTTGGAAGGAGACTGCAAAAGAGACTAGATCTAGACTGAAAATGTTCTGTTCACGTGAGAATCTTGAAAGAATACTGCAAGACATTCAAAGCAGGCAAAACTCAGTCTATCAGCACTATGAACCAATACTGCGTAACAATGCTACATCTCCAGACATTGTCAATCGTATGGATGCTTGTGCTGCACTGACCGCTGAGATCAGTGATCTTGTGAGTAAACGGCTAGATACAATAGATGAAGATTATAACGAAGTGCTTGTGAAGGAAAGAGTGAGACAATTGCTAAATAAAGATGAGTATGGATCTGTCTTTGGATTTACAGTAACAAACACAGTCACTTCAGAGTCATCACATGGATCCTGTAATCAATCAAAGACTTCTTCCACGATCTCAAGTAAACGAGCTGACGCAGAGGCAGAACTTGCAGCAAAACGAGAACAAGCTAAAGCTATGCAAGAAATCCATGATCAACAATTGAAGCTTGATAAGATGGAGAGTGATTGGAAGCTTTGTGAAACAAAaatgcttgcagaaataaaacaaagggaGATCGAAATGCAGCTAAAGctagaagaggaaagaaaacagtTACATCAGTTGCAAGTAGACAAAGACATAAAGGTAGCAGCAGCTCGTGTCAAGGTGTATAACGATCTCGAAGGAATCATTCAAGGCAATAATGAAGAACTAGACACTAGCACTCACATTGGCTGTCACAGGACAGAACCCACATTTCGACTAAACCCGGAAGCTGAATTGTTCTTACCCCAGCAAGCAGTCTGTGAAGAGCATAAAGCCCAGACATCCCGAGATAATGTTGCTCTTGCTCAAGCGATAGCAGATTCACTAAGCACACATCGACTGCCTGTTCCTGAACCCACCATCTTTGCTGGTGACCCCTTGAAATTCATAGATTGGAAAATGTCCTTCATGGCCCTTATTGATCGAAAGCCCCTCCCACCTGGTGAAAAGATGTTCTATCTTAAGAACTACCTTGTTGGAGAAGCTCGCAAAGCGGTGGAGGGATATTTTTACAGAAATTCTGAGGACGCATACCAAGGTGCCTGGAAGGTCTTGCAAGATAGATATGGGAATCCATTCATACTGCAAAGGGCTTTTCGAGACAAGTTGATGAGATGGCCCAAAATTGGGGGAAATGACCCTCTCGCTCTACGAGACTTCACAGACTTCCTTCAAGGATGTGTTGAGGCAATTCCTCACGTTAAAGGACTAGCCATTCTAAATGACTGTGAAGAAAACCACAAGCTGCTAAAGAAACTTCCCGAATGGATTATACGCAAGTGGAATCGAATTGTGGTGGAAAAGCTTGATGCGTCATGCGACTATCCAAGTTTCAAACACTTTACAGAGTTCATGCAAAAGGAAACCAGAATAGCATGCAACCCCATTACTTCCCCAGTCTTCATGAATCTGAAAAATTTAGATGAAAGGTTTCCCAAGCGAGCTAAGGCTCTCAGTACAAAGGCTGATGTGAAAGACTTCAGCTCTAAAAGGCTTGAAACATCCAGCTTTAAGCCAAAGGTGACTTGCTTCATCTGTAaagatgaaaaacacaacattgcTCAATGTCCTACATTTGCAGAAAGAACCATTGAAGACAAGAAAACTTTCGTTCAAGAAAATCACCTCTGCTTCGGGTGTCTCAGGAAAGGGCATATTGTTAAAGATTGCAAAAAACGACATAAATGTGGAACATGTGGCCGAAATCACCCTACCTGCTTGCAtgaagaaagagacaaagtgcCTTTGAAAGCATCAAGGAAAACTTCCACAGAAGTTCAAGCAAGTCAGGAAGTTCACAAAGTCATGGCCCATGTACTCACACAAAGTTCTTGTGCTACTTCCAGTATCGTGCCAGTCCTCATTTCTACAGTGGAAGAACCACAAAGAGAAGTCCTTACTTATGCTCTACTGGACACGCAGAGTgattcatcattcattttgGAAGAACTTCTTGATGACTTAAATGCAATCACTCAACCAGTGCAACTTAGACTCAGCACTATGACAGCTGTTGACACCATCACTGCAAGTAAAAGGGTTCGTGGGCTGCAAATTCGAGGGCTTCAAGCAACAAACTCCATTCAACTACACCAAGCATATACTAGAGACTTCATTCCTGTTGACAAGTCTTATATCCCAACCAAAAACACAGCACTGCAATGGCCTCACCTCAGACATCTGGCCAATCAATTGCCACCTCTTCAGAACTGTGAAGTTGGACTTTTAATTGGATATGACTGCTCATCAGCTCTAGCCCCCCTCGAAGTCATAATAGGTGGTGAAAATGAACCATTTGCACAAAGAACTGAACTTGGCTGGAGTATCATAGGCCTTTCTAATCCACACCTAGACAGACAGGGAAATCAGAGATTTGTTCATAGAGTTGCGGTGAAAGAAATACCAGTCCCATTACCCAACGATGTTTTGAAGATCCTAGAGTCTGATTTCAACGAGAAAGGTTATGAGGATAAAACTGTGTCCCAAGAGGATGTTCGTTTCATACAGCATCTTAGTGCCAATATCAAACAGAAGGATAATAGACATTATGAACTTCCTCTCCCTTTCAAGTGTAATGGCCAACCCTCACTGCCAAATAACAAGCGGCTAGCAGAGGCCCGTTTGCAGCATTTGAAGAGAAGGCTCAAGTCTAACAAGCAATACTCTGATCATTACAAGGCCTTTATGGAAGAGATCATTAACAAAGGTGATGCTGAACTAGCCCCAGAGATACCTGAAGGAGAGACTGTATGGTACATTCCACACCATGGGGTGTACCACCCTCAGAAACCAGATAAGCTGAGGGTTGTGTTTGATTGTTCAGCTAAGTTTCGTGGTATATCTCTAAATGACACTCTTCTGACTGGACCTGACCTAATTAACTCTTTAGTGGGAGTACTATGTCGCTTCAGAAAGGAACTAGTGGCAGTCACTTGTGACATAGAAAGGATGTTTCATCAGTTTCTTGTCCCTCCAGACGAACGCAATTTTCTAAGGTTTCTATGGTGGGAGGGAGGAGACTTAGAGAAAGAGCCTCAAGACTATCGTATGGCAGTCCATCTCTTCGGCGCTACATCATCTCCTGGGTGCGCAAATTTCGGTTTAAAGTACCTGGCACAGCAGCACAAAGCCAAACACCCATCAGCCTCAGTGTTTGTTGAAAAGAACTTCTATGTGGACGATGGTTTGACCAGTGTTCGTTCTGTCAATGAAGCCAAAGAACTGATCGTTGATGCTCAGATATTGTGTAAACGTGGAGGCTTACGGCTTCATAAATTCAACTCAAATGAGGAAGATGTTCTCTGCTGCATAGACCCATCAGAAAGGGATATCACATCTAAGCCCCTTGACTTAAACCTTGAAGCGACACCAACAGGACGTGTACTTGGAATTCAGTGGTCAACAAAGGATGACACTTTCAGATTCAACATCAACTTTAAAGATCAGCCGTCAACTCGCCGTGGTATCTTATCTGTCATTGCTTCCCTGTACGATCCACTAGGGTTTGTTTCACCATTTATTCTGCGGGGAAAGTGTATCCTGCAAGAATTGTGTAGAAGAGGCATAGGATGGGATGATCAGCTTCCAGATGAATTATGTTCACGGTGGGAGGATTGGAAAAATGGTCTTCAAAAGCTTAAGGAAGTTGCCATACCAAGATGTTATCACCCAACTGCTTTCAATAAAATCATCAGATCGGAACTGCACCATTTCTCCGATGCAAGTAATGCCGGATATGGAGTTTGCTCTTATCTCCGTTTCAAAAATGACAAGAATGAAGTGCATTGCAGTTTGGTGATGGCAAAGTCCAGAGTTGCACCTACAAAAATCACAAGTATACCGAGATTGGAACTTGCAGCAGCTGTCGTGTCTGCAAGAATGAGTGTCATGCTGAAAACAGAGCTTGACATGAAGATTGACCAAGAGTTCTTCTGGACAGATTCACAGGTTGTTCTGGCATACATTAATAATGAAGCACGAAGGTTTCATGTATTTGTTGCTAACCGTGTGCAGCTCATAAGAGACATTACGGATCTGAGTTACTGGCATTATGTTAATACAACAGAAAACCCAGCTGATCACGCCTCTAGAGGGCTCCACGCCTCTGACATCTCTTCATCGAATTGGTTATCAGGACCCAAATTTCTGTGGGAACAAGAAGTAAGTCCAATACCGTACACATCTGCCAACCTGCTTGTTGGTGACCCTGAAGTTAAATCAGTCCAAACATTTGTGACCACAATCAGCAACAGTACGGACATTCTTAGTCGTTTCAGCCGATTTTCTTCTTGGTCAATGCTTCTAAAGGTTGTTGCAAGGATAAAAAGGCTGGGATCAAAACAGAAATTCCCCAGCGATCATGTGACTGTCGAGGAGCGTCAGAAGGCTGCTGAAGCAGTGATTAAGCTTGTGCAGCAGGAG GCGGAAGACTGA
- the LOC132837826 gene encoding uncharacterized protein LOC132837826, with product MELRMNGFWIIGGSKSVAKLIHKCVQCRKLRRPTEEQRMAELPKERVEVSAPFTFCGMDCFGPFVIKRTRKEYKRYGLIFTCLSSRAVHIEMIEDLSTDAFINALRCFISLRGAVRKLQCDHGTNFVGARNELKESMKQFDPKALEVFLSDKQCEFVFNAPSASHAGGIWERQIRTVRNVLNATLAQCPGRLDDASLKTLFYEAMAIVNSRPLTVDSINDPNSLEPLTPNHLILMKSDVALPPPGKFVKEDMYATKRWRRVQYLVEQFWSRWKKEYLLNISTRQKWHTPRRNLRINDVVIIKEDMLPRSQWQLGRVIETVKDSDGFVRRVKVQVGARKRDQPSKPTIIERPIQKVVVLLEEE from the coding sequence ATGGAGCTTAGAATGAATGGATTTTGGATCATTGGAGGCAGTAAGTCAGTTGCTAAGCTGATACACAAGTGTGTGCAATGCCGAAAACTTAGACGACCAACAGAAGAACAGCGAATGGCAGAACTTCCCAAAGAACGTGTTGAAGTATCTGCTCCCTTCACATTCTGCGGCATGGATTGTTTTGGGCCATTTGTCATAAAGAGAACTCGCAAGGAATACAAGAGATACGGCCTAATATTTACTTGTCTATCATCTCGCGCAGTTCATATTGAGATGATTGAAGATTTGTCCACAGATGCCTTTATTAATGCCTTGAGGTGCTTTATCAGTCTTAGAGGAGCAGTACGCAAACTTCAGTGTGACCATGGTACCAACTTTGTGGGAGCCAGAAATGAGCTCAAAGAATCAATGAAACAATTTGACCCCAAAGCTCTGGAAGTGTTTCTCTCTGATAAACAATGTGAGTTTGTATTTAATGCGCCCTCTGCATCTCACGCTGGAGGCATCTGGGAGCGTCAAATTCGTACAGTGCGAAATGTACTCAATGCCACACTTGCTCAGTGCCCAGGTAGGCTTGACGATGCTTCACTCAAAACACTGTTCTATGAAGCAATGGCCATAGTTAACAGTCGTCCACTAACGGTGGATAGCATTAATGATCCAAATTCACTTGAACCTTTGACCCCAAACCATTTAATATTGATGAAGTCTGATGTTGCACTTCCACCTCCAGGAAAATTTGTCAAAGAAGACATGTACGCTACGAAACGATGGCGTAGAGTCCAATACTTGGTCGAGCAGTTTTGGAGTCGTTGGAAGAAGGAGTATCTTCTTAACATTTCAACGCGCCAAAAGTGGCATACTCCTCGCCGAAACCTCAGAATAAATGATGTTGTAATCATCAAAGAAGACATGCTCCCAAGAAGTCAGTGGCAGTTAGGCAGAGTGATTGAAACTGTCAAGGACAGTGATGGATTTGTTAGGCGAGTGAAGGTACAAGTAGGAGCAAGAAAACGTGATCAACCATCCAAGCCCACAATCATTGAAAGGCCCATCCAGAAAGTGGTGGTGCTTCTTGAAGAAGAGTGA